The following coding sequences are from one Sciurus carolinensis chromosome 11, mSciCar1.2, whole genome shotgun sequence window:
- the LOC124960248 gene encoding small ubiquitin-related modifier 2-like: MAHEKPKEGVKTENNDHINLKVAEQDGSVVQFKIKRHTPLSKLMKAYCERQGLSMRQIRFRFDGQPINETDTPAQLEMEDEDTIDVFQQQTGGVY, encoded by the coding sequence ATGGCCCACGAAAAGCCCAAGGAAGGAGTCAAGACTGAGAACAACGATCATATTAACTTGAAGGTGGCGGAGCAGGATGGTTCTGTGGTGCAGTTTAAGATTAAGAGGCATACACCACTTAGTAAACTAATGAAAGCCTATTGTGAACGACAGGGTTTGTCAATGAGGCAGATCAGATTCCGATTTGATGGGCAGCCAATTAATGAAACAGACACACCTGCACAGTTGGAAATGGAGGATGAAGATACAATTGATGTGTTCCAGCAGCAGACAGGAGGTGTCTACTAA